TTACCAATTGTTGGTATTTTCATTATTCCTACATTATTGATAAAaaattattgttacagtgtactagttattgttacctgtggtaatgccactatgatacaacatttgtattataatccttGAACAAAGTAACTGTGAAACTCATGTGaataatcactgaatggagaactggggatgggattaaaaaaaatgatcttCCCACTCcatttcaggcaaaactggacaatcATGTTTTACatacattaccgtattttccacactatgaggagcacctaaaaacctcaaattttctcaaaacctgacagtgcgccttataatccggtgcgccttatatatggaccaatattgagccacaataggTCTCGCAACcaggtaagcagccgccgaccttATTTTCCCATGGAAGAAGAGGTGCGCTTCTccttctacggtaagcagccgccaacctaattttcccccgtagaagaagcgtgcggtgcatgctgggatatatgactgctgGTGGCGCgtcgtttctgtgtgtttatgtaaagaccccataatggctcctattaagagacacgcttacgacgcagagtttaaactcaaagCGATCAgtcacagtagaacacgggaatagagcagcagcgaaagaatttaacattaacagcagcgacactgactcgtttaatgacgacttcgacgagacgcaGCCGGCCGGCCATGTTGGATGgtgtattcgcccaactgtttgattcgaacactgaagaagaagaatttgagggattcgtggatgaggaataacttaataaagtgagctttacatgtttattttgtgtgttgtgtgacattatcgtttgagcaacgttgatttattgatatattactgctttgcacgatttcgagtgttactatattgttattgcactaacgtttgatttaccgtaacagtatcagactattttttacgtgtttattgaatcagggaaaataataaaacagctctttattcattttgggagtgaacggagttggcagaacgctggtttgtaatctattaataaagtttgactaacctgactgttttgttgacattccctttagcgctgctccatctaaaggatgcataacgtaaccccagcctctactgtagcatctattctatgcaccttagaatgcggtgcgccttatatatgaacacagttttaaagccctactgaaacccactattaccgaccacacagtctgatagttcatatatcatccatccatccatcttcttccgcttatccgaggtcgggtcgcgggggcaacagcctaagcagagaaacccagacttccctctccccagccacttcgtctagctcttcccgggggatcccgaggcgttcccaggccagccgggagacatagtcttcccaatgtgtcctgggtcttccccgtggcctcctaccggttgaacgtgccctaaacacctccctagggaggcgctcgggtggcatcctgacatgatgcccgaaccacctcatctggctcctctcgatgtggaggagcagcggctttactttgagttcctcccggatggcagagcttctcaccctatctctaagggagagccccgccacacggcggaggaaactcattccggccgcttgtacccgtgaccttatcctttcggtcatgacccaaagctcatgaccataggtgaggatgggaacgtagatcgaccggtaaattgagagctttgccttccggctcagctccttcttcaccacaacggattggtacaacgtccgcattactgaagacgccgcaccgatccgcgatccactcttccctcactcgtgaacaagactcctaggtacttgaactcctccacttggggcagggtctcctccccaacccggagatggcattccacccttttccgggcgagaaccatggactcggacttggaggtgctgattctcattccggtcgctttacactcggctgcaaaccgatccagtgagagctgaagatcccggtcagctgaagccatcaggaccacatcatctgcaaaaagcagagacctaatcctgcagtcaccaaaccggaacccctcaacaccttggctgcgcctagaaattctgtccataaaagttatgaacagaatgggtgacaaaggacagccttggcggagtccaaccctcactggaaatgtgtttgacttactgccggcaatgcggaccaagctctggcactgatcgtacagggagcggaccgcagcaataagacagtccggtaccccgtactctctgagcactccccacaggacttcccgagggacacggtcgaatgccttctccaagtccacaaagcacatgtggactggttgggcaaactcccatggacCCTCAAGatccctgccgagagtatagagctggtccacagttccacgaccaggacgaaaaccacactgttcctcctgaatccgaggttcgactatccggcgtagcctcctctccagtacacccgaataaaccttaccgggaaggctgaggagtgtgatcccacgatagttggaacacagtttatatatcaatgatgacatattaacattgcaacacatgccaatacggccggtttagtttactaaattacaattttacatttcccgaggagtttcttgttgaaaacgtcgcggaatgatgacgcaagTTTGAGACGTTATTGGTTGGTGGGGACATATTAGGTCAGCACCATTTACGGCTAAAagtaatctcttttcatcgcgcaattacacagtattttggacatctgtgtgtctgaatcttttgcaatttgttgaattaattatcgagaagtcaaagtagaaagatggaggtgggaagcttttagcctttagccacacaaacacacggtgtttccttgtttaaaattcccggaggtgaagctttactatggatcagagcggtcaagcgaacatggatcacgactacatgtcaaccggcagttttctgtgagaaaattgtggaaataagttggagcggagccagcgtcctcctgctgcggtgacttctctcagagactctggcgtcaaaacacccgtggccacacccctccgactttaaggtactctttaagtcactaaaacactagcaacacaataggcagataagggatttctcagatgtatcctagtaaatgtgtctaaaaacatctgaatcgctctcacttgccctcccccttttttttttttctttctaggccttcactctaaatttcctcatccacgaatctttcatcctcgctcaaattaatggggaaattgtcgctttctcggtccgaatagcttttgctgctggaggctcacattataaacaatgtgaggatgtggggagccctcacaccagtgacgtcatcgtctgctacttccagtaaaggcaaggcttttttattagcgaccaaaagttgcaaactttatcgtcgatattctctactaaatcctttcagcaaaaatatggcaatattgcgaaatgatcaagtatgacacatagaatggacctgctatcccgtttaaataagaaaatctcatttcagttggcctttaaaataggccattcattgaaggtgcaccttataatccggtgcgctttatagtgcggaaaatgcggtactaccatgaattgattaacgtggaccccgacttaaacaagttggaaaacttattcgggtgttaccatttagtggtcaattgtacggaatatgtactgaactgtttaatctactaataaaagtttcaatcaatcaatcagtactATACATTACGTTTTTCACTATATTAATTCATATTATTATgcgtttagtttagtttattaaggatccccaatagtctacaccgcagtggataCTATTCTTCCttgggtccaggcaaaaaacatcacacaatcacaaaacaaaagattaaaatgtaGTACAAAATGATACAATAATAAAATGTCAtgatacaaaaatagcaacaaagaaccaaaacaataataataacttatgTTGCATAATAATTTTAATACCAAAGAtgaaaaaaatagcaatataaaaatatatatatatatatttgcaaaaataaaacaaagaaccaatggccaaAAATATACACATtcgtgtaccaaagacaaacaataagtgacgaaaaagtaccattcatccattttctactgcttatcccataatcaataaaatactcaatagtcaataaaaacagtcatgacattaggtactatatagaataatctctttccgcaatacttctcctcttagtctattcttaaaacccactatgctggtgatttatatgttatattagttatatttgatataagggaataagcggtagaaaatggattgatggatggatgttatattttacattgctatacctagtctatttatacctgcattgtcctttccatccttacactttccatcattgtaactaagctactgtgttgaacaatttctcttgtggatcattaaagtttgtctaagtctaagtcttgaTACCAGATACTGTGGAAGTCGATTCCAGTAAGTGGTTGCCCTATACATTAccgtctttttcaaaacatcactcttgggtttaagacgggtgtcaactttgtacttttttttggtttgtttatttatgttatttttatgtcattgcctgaaataaataaatgggggGGGGAAAGGACAGCAATCATAGTATTTATAAGCCCCAAATAATACACAGCACAGAATCAAAgctatacattgaattattttaaTAAGTTATTTCCCAATTTGTTTTATCTTACGATCACTTTTCCCTCAGAATAACAGGTGTGTTTCCAGAGTTTATTATAGTCTATAGAAGGCCAAAAGGCGCGCAAACACATTCCGTTGTTTTTCTCACCACTTCCCTGTTAGAGACTAAGTAGCGAGTGCGATGAATCAGCTGTACCACACCGGCCAATCAGATCGCAATGCGCTTGGGCCGCGATGCGAAGCCCCGCGCTCTGATTGGCTGTGGACGTTTTTTTCCAAAAAGGGGCGTATTTTTCGAGCCATCTTGACCGAATATTTAGCCATATTCGAGGTACATTAATTCGATATCTTGGCGGTAAAGCCGCCGTTTGAGTATGCACTGGCACAGTTAGAAAGCTTTTTGTCCCGGCCGTGTGAACGCTCGGCTTTGTCGACACAACAACGGTTTTCCGCAGCGTAGAGGATGACGCCGTCGCTCCCCAAAATGACCGGCTAAGCTAAGCTAAGCTAACGGGCTACCATGTCCGCCTCGGTTCCAGTCTGtcactttgcttgacattttaggtgtttttttaatttattccttgctgtttgcaacttgcacCGGTAAAGACCACTTCTCAAGGTAATACAACACATTGAGCGTTGTAAGTCTAATGTGGCGACGAGCCATTTTGTTGTATTACTTGCGTTTGTGCCCTCCTATTATCACAGTAATAGATAGCCTTATTGGTGTTGTGTTTTACCGCGAATGACTACTGGTACAAACAGTACATGCAGCAGTGTCCTGTcattaaatgtatacatacatgtaagtaCTGTATGTCAGCATGGTGCATTATGTGTTTTTGCTGCTGTTGGCATATATAATTGTGTCGCTGTGTGTTGTGCGCTCAAAATGGCTGACGGACGTAGATACTCGGCTTGGTATTTAGCGCTCCTCAACCAAACTATGCACAGCAACAACAGGATAGGGGAATGTGATTGGACGTCGAGAAACGTGACAGCGACTCTGGCTCCTGATTGGACCAAAATAAGAGACACTGACGGAGGAGGCGTGTCAATACGGACGTACACATGCCACCTTTAacattaaaggcctgctgaaatgagattttcttatttaaacggggatagcaggtccattctgtgtgtcatacttgatcatttcacgatattgccatatttttgctgaaaggatttagtagagaatatcgacgataaagttcgcaagttttggtcgctaataaaaaagccttgcctttaccggaagtagcagacgatctgcgcgtgacgtcacgggttgtagggctcctcacatcctcacattgtttataatcatagccagcagcagcaagaactatttggaccgagaaagcgacaatttcccccttaatttgagcgggaatgaaagattcgtggatgaggaaagttagtaaAGCAttaatgaaagaaaaaaagagataaggcgGCGGCtccaggagcgattcagatgttattagacacatttactaggataattctggaaaatcccttatctgcttattatgttaatagtgtttcagtgagattatagtcatatctgaaagtcggatggctgctctgaccgccagtgtctctgagagaagccaataaaggagccaagatcacagctgcctttttgacaactgcaggaggaggtcgcataatccgctaaagtctccagtaagagccaacttaatatcctaattttcccatccaaaaacttgctggttgacgtagagaaacatgtttgcttgaccgctatgtgttaaagcttcacaacaaacaaagaaacactggctgtgtttcggttgctaaaggcagctgcaatccaccaacagcattcttctttatagtctccattattaattgaacaaattgccaaagattcagcaacacagatgtccaaaatactgtgtaattatgcgataaaaacagactacttttaggcATGAGTGGTGCTGTGACGTCACaagcacacgtcaacataagcgtcatcattccgcaacattttcaacaggatacctcgcgggaaatttaaaattgcaatttagtaaactaaaccgcccgtattggcatgtgttgcaatgttaagatttcatcattgatatataaactatcagactgcctggtcggtagtagtgggtttcagtaggcctttatgtacACACGCAAGgtgtgtttttaaaccttttctgagccaaggcacatttttttaattgaaaaaatctcGAGGCACGCCCCTGGCAGAAAACATtacaaaatgaaactcagcagccgatattgacagtaaaatgtCCTTCtcccaattgttggatatgaattcaaaccataaccaagcatgcatcactatagctcttgtctcaaagtaggtgtactgacaccacctgtcacatcacgccgtgacttctgttgagttttttggtgtttcctgtgtgtagtgttttagttattgtctcgcgttcctattttgttgttgattgtcctGTCATGTaccgatgtactttgtggacgccgtctgctgctccacacgctgtaagtctttgctgtcgtccagcattctgtttttgtttcctttgcagccagttcagttttagcttcgttttggatagccatccctaagcttcaatgcctttcatAGCGGCActtgtcttttgtttatttttggtttaagcattggatacctttttaccttcacactgcctcccgctgtcgtatGCATATTGTGATCAAAACTAACCATGTTCCCGACACCTACAAAGAAATTAACTACCTGCTGTCACCTGGAGGAGTATGTCAtgattactctgccgagctctagacagtagagatactcaacaacggcacatttttaggggaaatgacataatctcccacggcacaccaggcaatatctcacggtacgccagtgtgccgcggcatagtggctgaaaaacactggttttatAAACAACACGGTTGTATGAAGAGTATGCTTTTATAAAAATGCAACTTTTTCCTGTACTGTGCTTGTGTTATGTGCAAATTATTCAAATTGCCCTGGAGTTTAAACATGCATTGCAGCAATGTTGTTTATTATTATCCTGACAAAAGAACACAGTTTCTGTCAAGCTGACATGTACAGAAAAGTGGGAAATTTTGGAATAGGAATTTGTCAGTTCAGATGTCTTTGATAAACTGAATAGAGCTGAATAGTTTGATGATGGAATAGAATGTGTTTAGAAATGTGGAAGTAAATAGACTCAAGTTCAACAGGAATGTGTGTAATGGAAACTGGGCCATGAAGGAAAATTTGGAAAAATGTTTTGACgatggaatagtttgaatcggttgacaAGTGTGGTAACCAATTTCCCTGGGGATCATTAACATTTGTCTAAGTAGTAACAATTCAAGTTCAAAGAGAATTTATGCTATAAAAATTTGAAATTACAGGAAAGTGGacattttttgtaacaccgtaaTATGAAATCAGAATTATGTGGCTAattactgggttgtgagtttttccttgcccttatgtgggctctgaactgagaatgttgttgtggcttgtgcagccatttgagacacttgtgatttcgggctatataaataaacattgattgattgaattagtgTTTGGTATCTCTTATAATATCCATTTCAACAAGCTCTGACTGGAGGCAGAGCGGGTTTCCCAGTAAACAGATTTTCAACCATCCCACTCACTGCTGTCATGTCTTTGGGTAGACCACTTTGCCTACATTGCCTTCCGAATCCCTCACACAGGGAAGCTTCACTGACCAAGATTCTGAACCACAACGGGCCAGATAGGGTTTGTAGGCACAACACGGTTTCTGGCCACTGTTCTTCAAGAACAATGAGTGCACGGACCAAATTTTTCTGTACATTGTACATGTGACTATAAAGATCATCTTCTGCTTCTTAATATTCCCAATTTCTTCTTCCTTTGCATCTGCAAGGTAGCTGGTGTCACCCCCCTGATGCAGGAGGAGAGAAAGTGGGAATGTAAGGCAGCTGGAAGAGGACTCAATATGGGTCGCGGGCGAGGCAGAGGTCGGGGCCGGGGTCGAGGCTCAGCGAGCGGGTTGCGCTCATCGTCGCCCTACAGACTGCAGCTCTCTCCATCCAGGGAGACACTGACGTACGCCCAAGCCCAGAAGATAGTGGAGGTGGACCTGGAAGGCAGGCTTCACCGAATCAACATCACAGATCTTCTGCCGGTGATCACGGAAGACGAGATGATGGCGCAGGACATCGCAGAGTGCAACAGCAACAAGGAGAACAGTGTGCAGACTCTGAGTAAAGTTCGCTTCTTCGGTAAACCCCCCAACACCAAAGGAAGGAAGAGCGGTAAAAATGTGTCGCAGCAAAATAAACTATCTGGATCCCTGCAGCAAACTGGATCTACGAATTCCCTCCAGATTCAAAGTCCACTCCCGGAGCCCACCTTTCGTGCGTTGGGTTCAGCTTCCCTTGCAGAGGCGCTTCCACTGCCTACATCCTACTACTGCTTTATCGAGAAATCCAGGGAGGAGCTGGAAAGCGTGGCAGAGTACGACATGGACGAAGAAGACCTAGCCTGGTTGGAGATGGTAAACCAAAAGAGAGTGTCCGACGGCCACGCCTCAGTGTCAGCGGACACTTTTGAGCTGTTGATTGACCGCCTGGAAAGGGAGTCCATCTTGGAGTCCCGCAGCCAGGCGTTGGCCCAGTGCGCCGTAGACGAGGACGCTTTCTGCTGTGTGTGCCTCGATGACGAATGTCTGAACAGCAATGTCATCCTCTTCTGCGACATCTGCAACCTGGCGGTGCACCAGGAGTGCTACGGAGTGCCGTACGTACCTGAGGGCCAGTGGCTGTGCCGCTGCTGCCTGCAGTCCCCCTCCCGCCCTGTAGACTGTGTGCTGTGTCCCAACCGAGGAGGTGCCTTCAAGCAGACCAGCGACGGACGCTGGGCCCACGTTGTATGCGCCATTTGGATTCCAGAGGTGTGTTTTGCCAACACGGTGTTCCTGGAGCCCGTCGAGGGGGTCAAAAACATCCCTCCTGCCCGCTGGAAGCTCACCTGCTACCTGTGCAAACAGAAAGGCAGGGGCGCATCCATCCAGTGCCACAAAGCCAACTGCTACCGGGCTTTTCATGTCACTTGCGCTCAGAAGGCTGGCCTGTACATGAAGATAGACCCGGTCCGGGAGACGGGCGTCAACGGTACCACATTCTCTGTAAAGAAAACCGCTTTTTGCGAGCATCACTCCCCAGTTGGGTCACGGCGGGATGGGTCCGGAGATGAGTCAGTGGAAGGGAGGATGGTCGGGGGAAGAGGTAACAGGGGGCAGAGGTCGTATACTCAGAGCTCCCCCACACCTTCAGAAAAGAAAGGGTCCAAAGGTCAGAAGAAGAAGACTACTAAGGGGACCAGAGGGTCCACACGTCGCTCCAATGTGCCTGTGCTGCTTGTACCTCAAATCCCATCACACAGGTGAGACCACAACAAACATCCCCTTTGGATTTGCTCAAAGGAAATACAGACTGACTGCATCTTGTCTGCAGGCTGAACAAAATCTGCACAGGAGTGGAGGTCCAGCGGAAAAATCAGTTCATGCAGCGGCTTCATAACTACTGGCTACTGAAACGTCAGTCGAGAAACGGGGTGCCTTTGATACGCCGACTTCACTCACACCTGCAGGCCCACAGGACGACAGAACAGGTACGTCATCCACCATTTTGCTGCGTGTTTAAAGACACCTTAGGTTTTAACTAAGTATCTGTGTGCTTTTTCATGTCCAGAAGGAGCCAGATGAGAAGCTAAGTGCCGCCAGAGAAGAACTGCGCTACTGGCAAAAGTTGAGGCAAGACCTGGAGAGAGCCAGACTTCTGGTGGAACTCATCCGCAAGAGAGAGCGGCTAAAGAGAGAACAGGTTTGTCGCGCATTACAAAGTCTTCCTAAAGTTATGCTTTAAGGTCGATGGATTTCCTTCCACACCTCAGATGAAAATTCAACAGGCCGCTCTGGAGCTCAAGCTGACGCCGGCATTGGTGCTCCTTCGATCCACCTTGGACCAGCTGCAGGAGAAGGACACAGCCAAAATCTTCTCTCAGCCTGTCAATTTATCAGAGGTTGGTTGAAACCTTTCAATACTTTTCGCCCAATTCCAGGCAGCTGAAGTTGTCCTTTTTTAATGATCCACTGAGGTCCCAGACTACCTGGAGTTCATATCCCAGCCCATGGACCTGTCCACCATGCGGGCCAAGTTGGAGGGACATGCCTACTGCTCCATCACGGACCTGGAGAAGGACTTTGACCTTATGATCTCAAACTGCCTCAAGTACAACTCGAAGGACACAATGTTTCATCAAACAGCCTTACAGCTGCGGGAAGTGGGCGGGGCTGTTCTCCGCCACGCTCTTAGGCAGTCTCACACCATCGGACTGGACCCGAGCACTGGCATGCACCTGCCGGAGTCTCCCAACAAGCATGGCTTCAACCAGTGCACGTGGGATGACGGTAAGTGGGCATGGCTTGTTGTTGAATTTGTTGGCATCACACGGTCACTAACATTTTCTCGTTTTTTCTAGTCGACTCCATCCTGGATCCTGACAACAGACTACACCTGAGCACCGACGAGCAGCTCAAGACCTTGCTGGAAAAACTGGATGTGGTGACGTCCATGGGGACTAGCGGCGGACGAACCAAGCGCATTCGATTACTGCGGCGAGAAATCAACGCTCTGAGACAGAAGGTGAACCCACCGCCACAGCAAAACCCTCAGACGGTTAACGCCAATGACAAGCAGgttaaagaggaggaggaggaggaagcagcagccaaagaaaagaaaaacgaAAACAAGAAAGCTGTGGATAAAGGAGTTGTCACAGCAGGTAAActatgattgtttgcaaaaagtACTAAACATTAACATGTCTTTTATTTCTCAATGACTGGAatgtttgttaatgaaaactaaaaTCAGGAATATGCAAGGAGTGTGTAACTATAAAGGTGCATAATTTGGTGCAggtaaaaaacatttaattatataaaatattatattatgatttttttactacatataaaaaacactttcttgttgtctacataacatgtaagggTGGTTATTTGGTTAAAATgtcgcatagattatgttttaaggatcatcttcaagccgctttctgatcgTCTATTCAGGATCCGCCGTTGTGTTtcctatttacgtggctccacttcgatCGCGTCTTCTCCTCGCaggccatgttgtagtttttagcgcttccatatggagcCTAATtacatataagttagaactagtgCTAGatgattatggcaaaaataataattatgattattttgattgatatagTAATCATTAATTACACGATTATTCATCATTTGAAAACATTaatatttattgtaccaccaaaactaaCCTTTAAAAAATAGGGTTAAAAAGACGGATATAAATTAGTAATGAATAAACCCAAACAGTCAAATTGTAgtaataacaatacatttaaataacaatggCAATATAAaacaactaaaaatatatttttatgttttatttttagtaccattatttacacttattttaccaccatagtgtgtgctttttgtgtcaaaAATCATTTTATAAAATActtgttaattaaatgcaaaattTCTCACAATTATTGGTgaaatacatctttggacaattttgaccagtattttaggttaaagcataataattgtgtaaatctATCAATAAGTGCTTTAAGTTCATCATgtttttgaaaaatgtaatttGTTCACGCAGTCAGATCGAATGTGGTGCAACGCACTATTATTGTGAATGAGGGGAAGTGTGCTGCTGTTATCAGTTTGGCATGTGGAGGCGACTTAAGGCTGTTTGAGTTGCGAATGCTGTCGTGTTTGTAAATTGCTCATACAACAAGCAAATTAGACGTGTggtgggtgtatggattgttctgGCTAGTTTTAGCTTCGTAGTTTAGTCGCTTTTTCAAGTGACCGCATCGACATTGTTAATGACACGGCGGCTGCGTGTTTAGGGGATTAATGAGTGGTCCCCGACacattattttcacaaacaaatgttccttctcACAGTGAAAGCATGTCACTCACATTTATGTCAATAATCATAATATTCAACTAATAAGTAGCAAACATTGTGAGAACCCAAACTTTTAGTAgacatactttttttccccccacttatTCGCTGCTCATCTGTTCCGCCGTTAGGGAGAACATGCACAAGGCACATGatatttttaaaatcattttttctgGCCCTATGATAACGGATATACAAAAACTGGGGCAAACATTGGCAAACATTTTGGTCAaactaaacaaacaaaacgtggGTCATACTAAAACCAAGGTACCAATTACTGTGGAACCAGGTGAAATTTGGTCACCTGTCGCGGCACAATGGTTGGGAATCACAATGCTATTGTGAGGATAACCCTTCTATTCCTGAACCGCTGCAAACACAAAGGGTGCAGTTTTGTAAAACCCCGCACCCcacttttacttttattttcctcCTCTGCTTGGacatgaataattaattccccaaaaattGAGGTTTTTCACCATCAATAAttctaattaccgtatttttcggagtataagtcgcacctgcagaAAATCCATcataaagaaggggaaaaacatatatatgtcgcactggagtattagtcgcatttttggaagaaatgtatttgataaaacccaacaccaagaacagacatttgaaaggcaatttaaaataaataaagaatagtgaacaacaagctaaataagtgtacgttatatgacgcataaataaccaacggagaacgtgcctggtattttaacgtcatatattatggtaagagtcattcaaataactataacatatagaacatgctat
Above is a genomic segment from Nerophis ophidion isolate RoL-2023_Sa linkage group LG02, RoL_Noph_v1.0, whole genome shotgun sequence containing:
- the brpf3a gene encoding bromodomain and PHD finger-containing protein 3 isoform X3, whose amino-acid sequence is MQEERKWECKAAGRGLNMGRGRGRGRGRGRGSASGLRSSSPYRLQLSPSRETLTYAQAQKIVEVDLEGRLHRINITDLLPVITEDEMMAQDIAECNSNKENSVQTLSKVRFFGKPPNTKGRKSGKNVSQQNKLSGSLQQTGSTNSLQIQSPLPEPTFRALGSASLAEALPLPTSYYCFIEKSREELESVAEYDMDEEDLAWLEMVNQKRVSDGHASVSADTFELLIDRLERESILESRSQALAQCAVDEDAFCCVCLDDECLNSNVILFCDICNLAVHQECYGVPYVPEGQWLCRCCLQSPSRPVDCVLCPNRGGAFKQTSDGRWAHVVCAIWIPEVCFANTVFLEPVEGVKNIPPARWKLTCYLCKQKGRGASIQCHKANCYRAFHVTCAQKAGLYMKIDPVRETGVNGTTFSVKKTAFCEHHSPVGSRRDGSGDESVEGRMVGGRGNRGQRSYTQSSPTPSEKKGSKGQKKKTTKGTRGSTRRSNVPVLLVPQIPSHRLNKICTGVEVQRKNQFMQRLHNYWLLKRQSRNGVPLIRRLHSHLQAHRTTEQKEPDEKLSAAREELRYWQKLRQDLERARLLVELIRKRERLKREQMKIQQAALELKLTPALVLLRSTLDQLQEKDTAKIFSQPVNLSEVPDYLEFISQPMDLSTMRAKLEGHAYCSITDLEKDFDLMISNCLKYNSKDTMFHQTALQLREVGGAVLRHALRQSHTIGLDPSTGMHLPESPNKHGFNQCTWDDVDSILDPDNRLHLSTDEQLKTLLEKLDVVTSMGTSGGRTKRIRLLRREINALRQKVKEEEEEEAAAKEKKNENKKAVDKGVVTADDSPPVLEPTCPMSSPLPGDAPLEPPILGIATSGRRSPGRSYKRHRPSRTSSKSQGEEEAELGETPSSQPEAVHEVTPLGTPPAQPVVGVGRRTSILFKKAKNGVRVAKKKSPPRQNSKDQSNGLDGFTTLPPSSNASPTPPSSFSHHLRSRGHSSENEGDKQSAPSCEEELTNGNSEEEQQVNCTPSPPKRSRGKPALAKDPNNDNAELSESAMPTLLCLDAETELGPLDLVWAKCRGYPSYPAMIVDPEMPQEGLLLNGIPIPVPPVEVLKLRTEVDEKLFLVLFFDTKRTWQWLPRDKLLSMGMDDTVDKLRLMEGKKPSVRKSVHMAYDRAMMHLNRIRGNLNFTPSNFI